In Dysidea avara chromosome 6, odDysAvar1.4, whole genome shotgun sequence, the genomic stretch GCTATTCAGAAGCGTCTTCAGATGGAAAATAGTTGTATACCGTATATATAACTGGTAATTTTTGAAGGTcacagtgctggttcactgagtAGGCATGACCGTGGTGTCAAATGAGGAAAGCTGAGTGGTGTTTGCAGAAAACTTGCCTCAATTTCTTCAGTATACAAACTTTACCATTTCATAGGTACCGCATTCATGGCAAATTCATGAAATAAGTTACTAGTGTAATGCGCGAAAATTGCGCACATCGAAAATTTTTACGGATAGCTACGCATGTACAGTATCGACagattccattccattccagtccagaATCCAAATTCCAGTCACGCTTGTTACGTCACATAGATGGAAACTGATTATAAAAAATCAGAGGTTACTTCCGTTTGCAATTCCAAGTCTCACCTTTGAACATAGAAACTGAGATCAGTACAAACCGGGTAATAAGATGTTGTCTACGAAGTTGCTCCAATTGAATTTCAGTCTAGGAAGACGTATGTTTCAGTCTTCCTGTCAGTCGCGTGGCCATTTGATACTGCGACTGAAGCCACATCGTCATCTGAGTCCCGTCACAATCAGGCGCGCAGTCAGCCCTTTGGGTGGAGTTTCTTCTGTGAGGTATTCTTCATCTGGTAAGTTTGAGTGATCCTGTTTTGTGGTTGTAAAAATAATGGGGAGTTGTTTTACAGTCGAGGGCCCTACCGACTTAGGGTACATCCCAGGGCACATCGCTCGGGGGCTAGCGTAGCTATATCCGAACTGATTTTGCTACGCTCAACGTCATTATGACGCTACTGAGGTTTTCACCAGCGTTCGAATCTGCGTGACGCCGTGCGTGAGAGCGTACCCGGTTAGCGTGATGGCAAAAGGCTGAGTGTGCAATCACGCTAACTGCTACGCTCTCACGCACGGCGTCACGCAGATTCGAACGCTGGTGAAAACCTCAGTAACTTCAGATCCCGTCCCCCATTATTTAGTATCACGCTATGAAACTGATGCACTGACAATagaaatacaaaatacattcACTTTCTTTTATAATACTTAATTACCAATTATAGAATATGCTGCTCCAGTGTGGTGTCCCATTCTACAATGCCAAACTTATCAAATAGagaagattattattattatgtaatgggCTGAGATACCTAGGCAATGAATattgccaggctaggccgcaggcctttgtgTGTGCCCATATCAGCAATGATTTTTTCGAATAATCATCAAGTCGCTCTTTGAATGTTGCTACTGTAGGTGCTGAAATGATAGTGTCAGGTAGAGAGTTCCAAAGATTGACAATCCCGTTTGAGAAAAAGTTATGCGTCTACAAAATAGAGAGTAGAGATTAAGTTTTTCTAGACGACTTTCATATGGAAGATGGACAAGTCCTGGTACACATTTTGTTGCTCGTCTCTGTACTTTTTCAAGACTATCAATATCCCTGGCTAAGTAGGGACTCCAAGCCTGTACACAATATTCCAGATGAGGCCGAACGTACATcttatataaaaataataaacatttCAACGAATACTGTCCAGCTCTGTCTTCAAACGTTTTATCTATATGTACAAATAAGGGAACTTTATTTCAAGTACCCCACACCCATCGCAACAGCTACACTGTACAAAGAAAATTACCCATAAGCTTTAAAATATACAAGGAGTGGTTTGCCTTCATTACAAGTTCATCATCATGCTTACACCCCATATGCACAAGCCTCTGAGAAAACTTGCACTTTTGTGGGTAGCAGATTGATTTAGTTAATGGAACCAAGTAGCTCTGTAAGTGACACACTGGAGAATTTTGAGGCTGTAACTAGTCCTGATCATTGTTCAAACCATACTGTGCTGTTTGACTGTTAAATTGCCATGTTTTTCTTCAACCTTGCtgctttataaggccccaaaatcAACCTATGGCTGACGTTATGCATGTATGTTATTCTTTAATGAAATTGTACCTGCAATCAGTTTTGAATGTCATACTCTTGTTCTCCCTAAAACCAAGCTCATGCACTGTAGTTCTCCATTATTCCTATCTTTCTGTATATTTGTGCAGTCAAACTATGATCATTTGGTGTTCTTGCTCAGTAAGCCCACAAGTTCAAATTTCgaagggggtttctggaaccccAGGAAACCCCCTAAATACATCTCTGACATTTAATTTTCATTCCCAACGTTGTTCTGTACAGTAGTAGTCTTCACGTCCTCTTCATATAggacttatccatttataaatGTATGTAGGCTAACACACTACAGAGTACTATGGgccatataattattttgttgtacaGTCTTCTAGAAATCTAATGCAGAGTCATAGAGATTCAGCTGGCATTAGTCTTGCAGGCCAGGCCCTGCCACAGGAATTGTACATTAATATCATTATACTGTTCATAGAATGCTGTTCATAGAAATTGGCCACTCTATAATGGATACAATACTTATAGGTCACAGACGCATTGCTTGGGAAGCAGACACTACAGCAGTGGCAATCACACAAGATTTACATTTGTTTTCGGAAATTTCTACCAAATCCAAAATCTTTGCAGAACTTTACACTATAATACAACCCCAAACCTCTTGTACGTCAGCTCTATAATCACCGCTGGATAGGGTATTGCCATTATTAAGTTCAAAATAAAGGTTTTATCAAACTAGTTATGCTCTAGCTTAGCCTTGCAGGCCAGATCCAGAAACTTGTGGTTTTTAATATAAGGCACAGGTGCTTATACTTAAGCCATGAGGCTCTAAGAAGCAAGTAAGTGAATGATTTGAGGTAACCTTACAGAATTCTAGCAATTGTTCAAAATTACCTTTAGTTGCTAACAGTTTGGTCTCCCTTTTTAGTCACAATATTGCAACACaatgtaaatatttgtaaatatttgtaaatatttATACCTAAGTTAGACTACACCAAGGACCACACAATCACAGAAGGCCCAGTACTAGCTGAAGTGCTCCAGAAGGCTATACAGTGTAGTTACCCAAACAATTGTTGTCAATCAAACTTACAGCTGAACTAGGAGCTGCTGCAATATACTCAGACTTGCACAGTGACTTATAGATTTTAATTTGAGTGTtatgatattaattttatcaatGTTAGAACAAAGACCTGTCCTTCCCCAGGCACAATgaaatactgtatacatactgcgatatacgtgtgtgtgtgtatatatacatgtgtgttaATGATAACGATTGTCCGATGTATTGACTGTTTTCCAGCTCTAAGATTGCACTACTGTAGTATTCATACAATCGAAgtatgcatgactgttctattaggatacttATTGTAATGACTGACCTCATCCTTGAAGTGCAAAAGGCTATGTATATGCATTTACTGCTATGCTATACTTTGCATTGTCCCAAATTATGTTGGAGTAGTTGGAGCCAATATTGGACTTGCTTACGATTATGTCAAATTTTGTTTACTATCCAAAGTGTACATTACTGACTAAAATTATGATTTGAATATCCATGCAAGTATTTGTTAATGGTAAATAACTTTTTGTTACTTTTGATTGTAAATATGTTTATTATATCAATATTTTATTTCATTCACATTAATGTTTTAATAACATGTGTCACTTGGTATATAAAGTCTGTAGTCATTTGTGTGGTACATGTTATCCTTTTCCTTTGGGTTTAGTGCATCTTGTCTTGTAGGCAAATATGATAAGAGTTATAAGCAGTTTGATCCAAGGGCATTTATGGAGATGAGGTGTCCAGGGACAGAATTTGAAACCGTGGACAAGAGAATCCAATCACAGTGGAAGCTGACCAAGCTGCATGACTTCTATAAGGATTTCCACATGGAGTGGGACACAGCCAATGCCAAATTTTTGGAATTTGCTGCAGGACCTTACCTCCATACCCTGATCAGTGCAGCACCTCATGTTGGTGAGATATACCACTCTGATTATTTACCTGCTTGTCGTGATGAAGTGCTAATGTGGATGAGGAAAGATCCCAATGCTTACAACTGGGATCCCTACTTCAAATATGTTGTTAACACACTTGAAGGTCAGGATGGTGAAGATGCTGTCCTGAAGCGTCAAGAGGTACTCCGTAGCAAGTTCAAAGGTTCACTCTATCTTGACATGAAATCTGACAACATGCTCCCTGACCATAATGGAAAGTTTGATGTGATATTTAGTGGGTACTGTATCGAGTATCTATCATCATCACTTGAGGAATACAAGACATTCATTAAGAAAGTATACAGTCTACTTAACCCAAATGGTTATTTTGTAATGCTAGCAAGTATGGGGGCTACAGAGTATTATGTAGATGATTTGATATATCCTTGCTATCCTCTACGAATAAATGAGGTTTTGACTACCTTAGAAGAAATTGGCTTTACCACATGGTTTTCTGAGATTGTGAGAATAAAGCGTGAAGAAGGCATTGAATACCCCAGTGACCAGGTGTGGAATAGCTGCTATGTAGCTCAAAAGAGTTGACATTGAAAATTTTGAACATTGCATGGACATTAACTGAAGTTGACAGCTAACTAAACTTGACGCCTGTATTATATATTTTTAAGTTTGTATTGAACTGTGTGTTATGAGCTAAATTTACAGGTTTCTTACATTTTATTGTATGACAATGCTAATTATTTTATCATGATTTTTTGCATCATTTTACTGTAAAAGTTGGTCTGTTTCTCTTAAAGTTTGCACTACCAACAGTGCATGCAAAGTACACCTTATCATAGAAACCAAATTACATCAATATGATCCAGTAAGGAATGCATGTATTTTGCTGGGTACTTTATTTAGTTTttattgtattttaaatatctaAACCCAGCTTACTTACATACACAATGGTGATTACAATGATTCTGGAAAATTACAATAGTATTTTTGACCACAtttgtttatttttgtaataccctaatagctacagtgcatgtttttgaggacttctaatagaacacacatgaaatgttctagaacaatatGGATTTTTCACTATGAATTTTTAGTTGATTCAGTGtcaagctagaattttcatttataaggtagaactAGCTGAACTGTGCAGTGATCAATCGTGATCATGGTCATTAGCAGCTGACAACAATCCTTCAGTGGTAGAAAGGGTGTGGGAGTAGTATGGAGGTCCTTAGTTTAAGCTTTGAACAACTTTTCTTGTCCAATGTTCACTTttatcagtgactgttctattagagtagtttgatcccCAGTGATTTTACATCAcgttggtttttttgtaactctGGCTCTCACTATGATTTCAcaaaaaaggtttgagctatgatggttaacctatacacaGATCAATTTTCAATCCATTCCTTTAGATGGTAACATATAATTGGTCTTTTTTGTACAAATAATTCTGTGTAATTTATCATATTCACACCAGATTTGGTGTGTGAATTCACCTCAATACATCCTTGATGTACACCAGAATCAAGttatgcatttgtgttttatactgGTTTTTGCTAAGTGTGCAAACAGAAGAAAAATTAAGCCACAGAAGAAGCGGGAAGAAATTAAGCCTAACTTCGAGAACTTGCATTTCTCAAATCCATAAAgtgattttgctgaaatttggaatgtgatAAGGTGCCAAAGGTGACTGGCAGCTAAAGAGAAAACCAGTATTAGTTATGAAAATATGTATACATATGAATGTACAGAATGAATAATAAAGACAT encodes the following:
- the LOC136258612 gene encoding phenylethanolamine N-methyltransferase-like, with the protein product MLSTKLLQLNFSLGRRMFQSSCQSRGHLILRLKPHRHLSPVTIRRAVSPLGGVSSVRYSSSGKYDKSYKQFDPRAFMEMRCPGTEFETVDKRIQSQWKLTKLHDFYKDFHMEWDTANAKFLEFAAGPYLHTLISAAPHVGEIYHSDYLPACRDEVLMWMRKDPNAYNWDPYFKYVVNTLEGQDGEDAVLKRQEVLRSKFKGSLYLDMKSDNMLPDHNGKFDVIFSGYCIEYLSSSLEEYKTFIKKVYSLLNPNGYFVMLASMGATEYYVDDLIYPCYPLRINEVLTTLEEIGFTTWFSEIVRIKREEGIEYPSDQVWNSCYVAQKS